The Flavobacterium piscisymbiosum genome includes a region encoding these proteins:
- a CDS encoding pectate lyase family protein, with protein sequence MKQNLLLLFFLLSMSSIFAQNYYMESPEGFGAATTGGGNSTPVIVTTYAELLSKIKLKSPAVVLVSGIITISSGEPIHEVVTNKTILGLPGAKLVNETQSNPGAGILSLKPGSNNVIIRNLVFVGPGAYDIDGQDNLTADCTNLWVDHCEFQDGQDGNYDNKGKTDNVTISWCKFTYLKPPKSGGSGGADDHRFSDLIGSNKNDFPADGHYSITFKNCYWAEGCKQRMPRGRNLEIHILNCYYNTSESGSLAIGLGGGVKNSTCYVEGTDFAKVEKVFKDYISTDGGTVGIVFDRCRKGPMDFGTKVNKPSYPYTTIPVGKVEQYVTNTSCGAGATLQVSSVGVISTSCANKS encoded by the coding sequence TATTTTTGCGCAAAATTACTATATGGAATCTCCGGAAGGATTTGGTGCAGCCACTACTGGAGGAGGCAACTCTACTCCTGTTATAGTAACAACTTATGCTGAATTGTTATCAAAAATTAAATTAAAATCGCCTGCTGTAGTTTTAGTATCAGGAATAATTACTATTTCAAGTGGCGAACCTATTCATGAAGTAGTTACCAATAAAACTATTTTAGGATTGCCAGGCGCGAAATTAGTGAACGAAACACAATCGAATCCCGGGGCAGGTATTTTAAGTTTAAAACCAGGATCTAATAATGTAATTATCAGAAATCTTGTTTTCGTTGGCCCAGGCGCTTATGATATTGATGGTCAGGATAATTTAACCGCTGATTGCACGAATCTTTGGGTTGATCATTGTGAGTTTCAGGATGGTCAGGACGGAAATTATGATAATAAAGGAAAAACAGATAATGTAACCATTTCATGGTGTAAATTTACTTATCTAAAACCACCAAAATCAGGCGGTTCAGGTGGTGCAGACGATCATAGGTTTAGTGATCTTATTGGTTCCAACAAAAATGATTTTCCTGCTGACGGACATTACAGCATTACTTTTAAGAATTGTTATTGGGCAGAAGGTTGTAAACAGCGTATGCCTCGTGGCAGAAATTTAGAAATTCATATTCTGAATTGTTATTATAATACGTCAGAATCTGGTTCTTTGGCCATTGGTTTAGGCGGTGGTGTTAAAAATTCGACTTGTTATGTTGAAGGGACTGATTTTGCAAAAGTAGAAAAGGTTTTTAAAGACTACATAAGTACAGACGGCGGAACGGTAGGAATTGTATTTGATCGTTGTCGCAAAGGCCCAATGGATTTTGGCACTAAAGTAAATAAACCATCTTATCCTTACACCACAATCCCTGTTGGAAAAGTGGAACAATATGTAACTAATACATCGTGTGGTGCAGGTGCAACACTTCAGGTAAGTTCTGTTGGTGTAATCTCTACAAGCTGCGCAAAC